In Argiope bruennichi chromosome 4, qqArgBrue1.1, whole genome shotgun sequence, the sequence GTCATTAGTCACATAACAAAggcataatatataattatttgtaaagaaataaatattttcacttcttGTACTTGTGCATTAATAGCATACCAacaattaattgctaaaaatgtCATGTTAGCCACAGCTGAAATATAATTACGTTCACTAACATCCAATAGTTTTCCAAAAGTATGCAATTGATACATAAGTACCTTCTTTCTtgctatatatatacataaatgctTAGTATATTTGTCATCATGTGTAGATGATATTAAAAAACTGCAAGTCACTGCATTACATATGGAACAtttgaattaagaatattattgttaaatgaattcaatttttaaatgtactCATAAAAATACATAGTATTTTCGAGTCAAATTAATATGTTCAACCAACACATCTCATATATacctacaattttagaaaaactaaagtgaaaaataaaaatttcctgcttcttattcaaaaaaaaaaaaaaagatcccaTATGTAATGAATGTATTGAATAGCTATGTTATCAAGATACTAAAAATGAAAGCATCCATGTGAAAAATATGCATGAGATTACATAGCCATATTTCAAGTCAGAACAGTATAAGTACGATCAACTTCCATGACAGCTTCTATTTTCTGGACAAGTTCTTTGAATCTTGGTCTAGCTTTTGGCTGTATGTTCCAACAAGAAAACATGATATCATaccttataaaaaaatagaaaacaattatttcataaaatgcagcTTGAAGATGATGGAAAAGATCGAtgcaaagtaattatttaatctcaCACAAATTATGAAGtgtaataattaaactttatatggctaactatcaaattatatttttctagagTTAATCTAATTACCTATCAACATTTTTATCAGGATAGTTGAAAGCAGTGTATTATGATATCTAATATATCTGTAAGCCTTAAGATTTCTTCCCCCTTGCACTGCTTATCTCTTTAGTTCCTAATTAGTTGGAAATAACATTATCtcattcatattattcattaGGGAACAAGCAAATATACgaataagaaatttatgaatgagtAAACAGGTTCCCACTTCTTTAGTGAATAGAGTAATGGTGTAGGGACGAATCACCTGTCCACTGCCAAACCATACTTCTGGTGGAAAAAGTTGAGACATGATCATTAATTTGCCATCCTTAGTATTTGCCTATGTCTTTGCGATGACAGTCAATTATTTAAAGCCTAGTTGCTTTGCTCTTTTAGGGGATTTAGATGtgttaggatagaacctgggaccttgtggtttgcagtccagtaacataaccattatgctAAAGCAATTGTCCATGCAgcgaagttgttaactggcttatatgctaataaataatggtaactttttttaataaaggtaaTTCACAGAATAAAGGTAACTTTTCCACAGTTATTCTATTACTTCATAATGCATTAGGTATGTTATTTATTAACAAGGAAGGATAAAAATCGGCAAGCCCTCTGCCAGCCTGAGgaaacattcatttctttttaaaacataaaaaaacagaaaacacaTTTCtgtttctctttaaaattcttatgttAAGAGGAAATCTAAAAGTTAACAATTTCTTCTGCTGAAAGAAAGCTTtgcaaaaaaatacattcaaaatgtaACTTTTGGACAACGAAGATATATGATGATGTATCAATGTGCaggaaaaaacaaagaaatgtttccatcgctactaataataaagatgaacgtgTATGTTCCTGTATGTATGTTTGTTGGTTGGTTGGTTCTCTACAGGCCAAACTGTCTGATCTACAGCtgctaaatttggtacatatataacTTAGAGGGTAAAAATGTGCACttcagagtaatttttaaaaatgctatttaattataaatcaagttgaattttgatgtttattcacactaagttctaaaaatattattgtataaaaataaaattttcaccatttcaaaattttaaagaaagcttttttaattatatcaattaaataatcacaattttttcCCGAATTTTGACAATCTTTGCAAATTATATACATATGCAtgcataatttccaaaaatagattaCATTCTTGACCTGAAATTGATGAAATCAAAGAGGaagaaatctgtttaaaatttgtatagtTTAATGATGTGAAGTTATAGTACAATTAATGTTAGAATACAAATATACCAAATGCTTATGTCTTTAATAGTACTATGATGTCAAGGGATTAATCTCCATTAAGCTCATGTACACAAGCAAAATATgtgtaagataattttaaaaaagcagttttaatatctgaaagtttattttaatcatatacatGGAGTTGTATCGAAACATTTCAATTGTAATTAAATACAGCCAATATTCCTTGCAAGCCAGCTACTATGACCTTAGGCAActggttcaaaatattttgaacttttaggagaataatattttctcaaatatgcaTTTGCATACCCTTATAATGTTATTCCATTGCTTCATTACTTTATCTATTCctaaattttcaagttttataagAAATGTTAGGAGGTTGCATTTTAATGCAtacgaatatttaataaaacatatcaaCAGAccaatttcatgtaatttttacagaaaatgggCAAGTATTTCATTCAGATGAGTTAACTACTTATTAACAAGCAAATGGGAAACATGATATacataaatactaattttaaaatcttgattatcattcaaaatatttttgtggtaAGTTCTATTGATTTCTGGAATAAATTACTGGCATTCTTTGTAACATGATATAAacatcaatattaatattaaaataattgaaatatgctTCGTTCTTAGATAATATGCTATaattagaaactaaaaaaaaatgttaccatGCTTTTGTGCAATGAGGCTGCTCCAATCTATAACCAAGTTTCAAAAACTGTAGAATATCAGCATTTCTTATTTCTGGATAGGGTTCTTTTCCAAGCTTAAAAACTTCCCACATAAATATTCCAAAAGACCaactaaaaatgatatatattgcCTTAAGTATAcacttaaaaaataagtaaacaaaaatgtGTAACATTTATAAACTTTCCATTGCATCCCTTTTGAAATATAGATACTCTTTAACAAAATACATTTGGATGCATAAAAATATGCAATCGTTCTTGACACTTGAGATTTGGCTGGTTATTTTAGTCCAgcaattcttttttgttgttattgaattagaaaaattgttattgaaaaatcCATTGAGTTACTAcacaaattaggaaaaaatattctataatggatataaaatttcaatgctgaacaattcattttcttgttctcatattttaaataaaaatatttagtctcagcaaaaatatttttatattagttgaagtttaatcacttcctttttttttttttttttttttttcaaattaaagatccAATCAGGAAGAAGCATTGaacaataaacaaaatagcaTAAGAGTTTAAAAATAGTATGTGTTATAtgtcttttaaataagtttttaaaaacatctttgttAAGGAAGccattaagagaaaataatataaaatatttattaaacattttagcaACTATTAATCCTGAAAAACCAGTtgatcaccaaaggcggctatGTAACATGAAAGCATGTaacattatctaaaaatttataaaaatgttacatgttttcataaaattgtatatGCGGCTAGAATAGAAACACGGttaatttcaataatagaatGATATGCTTTAAATGGTACtaatattaagaaatgaatttatgaatgcTATTGTCTATTTTACTGAAAGTCCTGATAATTATCTTTAAAGAGTGCATGTATCTTTCTAAAAACtaattgaatattcatttgaaaaatcaaaagtttaCTCACACATCAGTGAAAGTATTAAATCTTTGCTTTTCAATTGCCTCAGGAGCCATCCATTTAATGGGTAGCTTTTTCCGAGTCTCAGATGAATAGTACTTAGTCTGATACACATCTTTTGAAAGtccaaaatctgaaattttcactcttttttcatcataaagcaaaatatttcgaGCTGCTATATCTCTATGAATCAATTTCAATGATGATATATATTCCTGAAATGCAATTCCATAAAAGgattagtaaattataaaaagaatctcATAGAATTCATTACACTTCTAAAGacactgcaaaatattttaattaccattCCTTtcgcaacttgataaataaaggATGACAGTCTTAATGCATGGCCCTTAcctgttgggaaaaaaaagaaaagtgataattaatatttacaatataattacatattatatttacaaaataaattttgaaaagttaaaaagataaatatgtaaatgattatagaaaaaaattcaatactttttgctagtaaaattcagtttcaaaaagtATGATCTAGGTACATGagaatattttttgcttacaaaaaaaaaaaaaaaaaatcctatgcaTTTGGCAacagaaatagcaaataaatatgatatgaatAAGATTAGGAACAATACATccaatttattatgaatattcaaAGAACAGAAATGCAAACACATTCGGCTCATTTAGagattataatgaatataaattggaatttaaaactattttctgaaataattttctaaagtcCTTTTATGATaagagtatataaataaaattttaaattatgatgattgttgacattcatttattttttttatttgttttacatatcactaatttaatttaaagattttacccaaacaattgaaagaaagagaacaattttaaaaatcaaagatgTTACAATTACAGAAATTACAACAAATTACCATAATCGCGGCTTGGACGTTCAGAGGGTGGAAGGCTCCTCATATGCATAAGCTGAAAAACAGAAAGGattgtaaagaattaaaattgatttattttttatatataaatgtttcattttagtaaaagaaagggaaatctttgcaattaaaaaataatatcaagaaataaaGCATAGCAAAAATAATCATCATTAGATTAATTGAACACTATTtctacatattatatttttaaatcgcaTTTCAATTGAATCTAAGCAGTCTTCAGCAAAACTAATGGCTTGAATAAGATAATTAGCAGTATTGCTTaatcaaatcttaaaaatgtaattaatctcattttatttcattaaaatgagtggtgataaacgaataaaaaaacaTCGACGGCACAgtctttgataaatttaaaataataatgaaacatgAAAGGAACAAAATTTGGAGTTAATGTAATTGGCTGTCTACTAAAATGCTAGAGAAAAATTAAAGTGGCGATTTTTTTTCCATGGATTTAACAGAATATACCATTGTTCAGTGACATTTtgctttgttattaaatttttagagaaaaatgaattttgattattaaaatgattgttttaagaaaatgGCACTTTGAGAATTGCATTTATACTCAACTTAAAGTCTTCCATTAACTTCAAcaatttaaaactgtaaatatatagtaatatttcaaaataaaatcagattaacagacttaattggaaaaaaattgagcttattttgaaaatttatactaaatatattaaacatactTCAATTAATCAATTCCCTAGAATTCTGCATTGCTTTTCATATGTAAATATGAAGCTGTTTCACCtttaagtaagaatatttttaatccacTACATTTGTTTAAAACCACTGATAATAAGTAACATcacttttattcataatatttttaattattagccaaactagagaataaaaaattaatcaaatatatgttatataatttttaaaatgttaagttatATGGctgtttaaaaaaactcaaatgtGTAGTTTGGCATCAAAAACAAGAGAAACTATTCAAGGATatactaaaaacaaaattataagagtttttttcttttttattcctgacaataaaatttaaaaaattttcttgcattgtaAATAAACAACTTCATTTACCTCTGGTTTCAGTGTAACAAGGTAATTGTGAAGATTTCCATATGAGCAATATTCAAATATGAGATACATTTTTTCCACATCTAAAGTAAATCCAACAAATCCAATAATATTATCATGACGACCAATAAGACTTAAGATTTCTATCTCGTGAAGCATATTGTGTCTGTTAACAGTTTCAGctgttaataaaaagaaagttcaaattttttaaatatctaagatcaaaacatttaaaaaattaaaatataaatttaaagaacttgttatgtaaaacattctttcaataaatcaatattttttgatgCAATATTTGTATATACTAGgacattaaaaagaattgtttagtTTGCTGCAAGTATTTCATTAGAATCACAGGAAAAGAAAAgctagagagaaaattattacaatactgtattttcaatatattgaatataatagaTATTGTTGTTGTTCGTACATATAGCTTCCATTAGGAATGTATATCACAATAATCAAATTACTATAAATAGCTTATTAGGAGAACAAACATTATATTCATAtagatataaatgaatgaaatatatttaaaaaaatcttctttattttgcTGTTATGTACATGCAAAGAATGAATTTCACTATGTAAATGTAGagacaaatttatattcatataaaatcgattctaaatattctaaatcacTTATGGCTGatcatactaattttttttatgttaattagcTATCATTTGTGCCAACACATATGAAAAGAAATGTGACTggacaaatattttcattcaaaatttagcaCTTTTGAGCTTGTAGCAGTTTtgcatattgtataatatttagcaaataataatCTCCAATAATAGTAGAGATGAATGTATGAGactaaattaaaagtaaagtCAACCAAAATATTAGCAAACAAACTGATTACCAAAGGTGGCTAATATACAACAGAAAACATTTAGAATAATTGTAAACTAAAGAACAGATACCATttgtaatattaagtttaaaattaagcaaaatttatatatagaaaactattaaagaattcattgtatttttcttctacaaacttaaaaaaataaaattcttctgttaataaattcatctcatttcttttttacctttttaatatttaggcTTGAATAGATTCTTTTGTGGCTGATACGAttcaatggaaatttaaaatgttgagacacaaaattaacaattgaaatattttaagctaaaaaGATACTAACAAGAACATAagcattatgttttaattaaagacaaaataaaattgcacaaatttaaaaaaggaaacaaaaaagaaTCTAATAATTTTGACATTAGTATGCTTTCCAGGAATAGATTAACTTTTGTAAAGAACTTTAAGCAATGTATGTTTttggtttaatttcatttttaattgaagcaGTTCTTAAATTATGAAGAccatcacaaattaaaataatgaaacaaaaaaattataaatcatttttaacataacttattttaatatctcGCATATAAAGTGACAATTTTAGAGTAATTAAAAGAGGAGGGggaagaaataacaaaaattatatataaatgcaaagtAAACAATACAAAAGTAACAAAGTTTGCTAGAACAGATGGTTTGTGGCTTCAATAAAGGGCGGATGGGACcaccaataaaaaaatcaaaaaaataccactaaccaataaaaaaaaattatatattttggaaaatacataaattttattttaagttgaaaaattgaaGCATAAGTctttacaaatcaaataaaagaaaaaaatgtattgctctAGAgccattaacaaaatatattggGGAGAGTAAAAACAAAGTTGCAGCATACCTAAGCAGTAATAATTTGATAACAACTCCTACATATCAGTATTTGAAGTTCTGGCATAAAATTCACAGAAATTCAGCAAAGGAATATGGACATTAATGAATcgtacaaaaattattcaaatatcaaactatttgcaaaaaaaaaaaaaaaatattaaagaaagttttaaaaaaaactatacctGGAAATACTTTCACTGCAATATcatctttacttttatttctattataaattccTCTGTGAACACTAGCAAATGCACCTTGACCAACAACTTCCCTTAACTCAATTTTTTCTACAGGTATTAAAAAACGACGCAAATTGTCATCAACATCAGCAATACCCCAAGGGAAGCCctggattaaaaaatttttttaattaatggaatttgATACAAcagttatatatatgtatttttttttttttttcactaaatagcAGTTGtactttaagttcaaaatttacaACTTGATTTTGTAcacaattcataaaattaaaatcattaattttcttttataataatctgTTTACTTGCTAAACATTctgaaattagaatattaaacaatatataaaatgaaactaattagaaataaaaattattttttcaggtgACATTTTTCCTCAATCGTTAGGAATgcttttttcctgaattttttaataaattaaaatatttaatatagaaacaaaaaaaaattgttttatcttatcataaaatttaattagtgcaCCAGATAGTAATTTTAAGCATATCTGCTATTTATTTACAAGCAActgtttctattttcaaaatgaatagaataagacattaaaatataaaaatttaatatattgttcaaACAAACATTTGTTGTAGATACTGATTACTAAATACTTTAGTGCATGatcaatatatgatattttacCTGATTTTTTAGATGCTTTCTACAACACATAGATACAGCAACTAAAATCACTACACCAAAAAGGAGAAGTAAGATaggaagaatataataatatggtACTTCTTGTTTTGTCAAACCCATAACTCTTGGatctaaacataaaaatatttatagttcattcattaaatgatgaaaatatcaaaatatttaaagcatattttagattaaataattctaataacgTTTGATAGtgtaatatttctgaatttaaatttgtaaatgttatGGCTACTTTAATAACTGATATGTAAGAAAAGAGTGgcattttatagattaaaaaaaggtaaagggtacaaaatgaaaaaacaacaacaataaaacaaaattaacaaatctATATTAAAGGTAATGTTAATGtgacacatatatatacatattttaacaaaataatcaaattttcaaaaatttattcaaattatgagCTTTATTACTCCATTAAATTTGTCATAAtctaaaagtgttaaatttttacaatatttaaataaaatatttgttctagagaaaaatttcagaaaaatagcacatttttgaaaagacagtcccaaaattttaaattttagaaaggaaaaaaaaaaaaaaatcattactgtCCTAGCACATTTATCAAAGCATTCAAAACGCATCTGTAGCTTTTTCAAAACACAatctgtaaacattattttttattgaaattacaaaaagtatttttctgaaaaatggaaTACAGCTTTGTACCTTTAGTATTCAAATTGGTTATAGCTGCTAAACCTTTTCCACCTTTACTTGTTGCCCATACTTCAATGATGTAGTTCCCTAAAGTATTCAGGTTTGAAATTGTAGCATTGGTATAGttctgaaaagataaaataatattcagtttatcaatcaataacaaatttaaaatatgttcacaAAATTCTTCATTGCCCagctaaaatttacaataatacaaaGATCTTTCACTTTCTTCTCTTGTCGAAAATAACTTTGATCTTCtctttgtactttttttaatttgaaaaaactattttgaagagATATAAATATAACTTGATCATTCATGTAAAATTTCCAGAcatttttccttctaaaaaaattctttgttataatattgaaattaaatactaaagTATATGCACAAAGCAGTAAAGAATAGTTTGCAGATGTGAATACATTTGCAatactttcttatataaaatatttgatgtgcagaaagcattttgaatttgtcattttttgtgattaaataatgttgctaaattttatgtatataaaatatgtctacataattttagtaatttatatagGTTAGCTTTGCAAAACAGGgggaaattataaaagaataatatatctaTGATGCTTATGATATTTATAgtgaacaactttttttaaagaaacttggtagatttaaatatcaatacTCATTTCTAagatatcataaaaaagcaatatctcaattatgaagttttaaatgttagattaataaaaataacatccaTAGAAGATatttagtcaaattttattttgttgtaaaaattgatagtatttttatttagtattacaaatattttctcacTATAGATGATAGCAgaatattccaataaaattttgttgatttagcattttctttcagaataaaattattttctgtatttaaaattagtatacaGAAGTGATTTAAAACagcataatgaaattattttaaaagattgggAATAAGATCTTACTTTAGCTACAGTTAAGATATCTTTATATTGAATGATGTTCTGGAACAATCCTGATATTTCTCCCACTGCAATGTGGTAATTTAGGACATTATTAGTTAATGTTGTGTAAGTTGGTGGGAGCCATTTTATCACAGCTTCTGTATTAGAAGGCAACCACTCAGCCATCAGATTCAGAGGAGGGCCAGGTGCTAAATCAGTAGCGAAAGTATAATACTGAAGTATTCAAATAGATCAATAAcaacaaagaaatattaagaacattataaaaaaaaaatctttttttttttttatgtgagatTTGAGTTTATGTCTTACAGCAAAAATTTAATAGGTAGCAGCATTCTCAATCATAAAAACATTGAGAAAACAAATTAtgtggaaaaattataaatgaagagTTTTAAAATAGCCTTTAAATTGAGCTTATAAATCATAGAACAGACTAGaagctatttttcatttattctaatgaaaatgGATGTACACcctgaaaatattattctagatacataaaataacattcaaaataaatatattattacaaattttaaaaaatctaaatctaatttaaaaagtttttttaagtaaaaaaatctaAGAGCATTTACTTTGCAACTAACTTGACTTTTAAGGCCAATTATAAAAcactttatgaaaattttttaagc encodes:
- the LOC129966568 gene encoding tyrosine-protein kinase receptor TYRO3-like isoform X2, which produces MNFFLIFLVLFFVSGKCLTSPFCCEKTYYYAELLLSLRCGISICNSNEKAPGNICISCSTAVPMHQNSSYVLSSTSFVKPYVVCKDYEVNNNITMGHVVLSWSWYGKKVFPSFFLLEIRNSSRKHAKWDFVGMTNETFADVRNLNPEVEYQFRISPAISHQNTIPFLTNWISLKELRQNISAPNDVRISKFYVKNNSVEAIVKWNASAEIPCSYIVNWFPAFGGENFQQETVTLPPDSLSLILSGLEFDRNYSVIVSPVNFQNLRMSYSAEVWFVTPSCLNLTRANFSICAPGPPLNLMAEWLPSNTEAVIKWLPPTYTTLTNNVLNYHIAVGEISGLFQNIIQYKDILTVAKNYTNATISNLNTLGNYIIEVWATSKGGKGLAAITNLNTKDPRVMGLTKQEVPYYYILPILLLLFGVVILVAVSMCCRKHLKNQGFPWGIADVDDNLRRFLIPVEKIELREVVGQGAFASVHRGIYNRNKSKDDIAVKVFPDVEKMYLIFEYCSYGNLHNYLVTLKPELMHMRSLPPSERPSRDYGKGHALRLSSFIYQVAKGMEYISSLKLIHRDIAARNILLYDEKRVKISDFGLSKDVYQTKYYSSETRKKLPIKWMAPEAIEKQRFNTFTDVWSFGIFMWEVFKLGKEPYPEIRNADILQFLKLGYRLEQPHCTKAWYDIMFSCWNIQPKARPRFKELVQKIEAVMEVDRTYTVLT
- the LOC129966568 gene encoding insulin-like growth factor 1 receptor isoform X1, which gives rise to MNFFLIFLVLFFVSGKCLTSPFCCEKTYYYAELLLSLRCGISICNSNEKAPGNICISCSTAVPMHQNSSYVLSSTSFVKPYVVCKDYEVNNNITMGHVVLSWSWYGKKVFPSFFLLEIRNSSRKHAKWDFVGMTNETFADVRNLNPEVEYQFRISPAISHQNTIPFLTNWISLKELRQNISAPNDVRISKFYVKNNSVEAIVKWNASAEIPCSYIVNWFPAFGGENFQQETVTLPPDSLSLILSGLEFDRNYSVIVSPVNFQNLRMSYSAEVWFVTPSCLNLTRANFSICAPGPPLNLMAEWLPSNTEAVIKWLPPTYTTLTNNVLNYHIAVGEISGLFQNIIQYKDILTVAKNYTNATISNLNTLGNYIIEVWATSKGGKGLAAITNLNTKDPRVMGLTKQEVPYYYILPILLLLFGVVILVAVSMCCRKHLKNQGFPWGIADVDDNLRRFLIPVEKIELREVVGQGAFASVHRGIYNRNKSKDDIAVKVFPAETVNRHNMLHEIEILSLIGRHDNIIGFVGFTLDVEKMYLIFEYCSYGNLHNYLVTLKPELMHMRSLPPSERPSRDYGKGHALRLSSFIYQVAKGMEYISSLKLIHRDIAARNILLYDEKRVKISDFGLSKDVYQTKYYSSETRKKLPIKWMAPEAIEKQRFNTFTDVWSFGIFMWEVFKLGKEPYPEIRNADILQFLKLGYRLEQPHCTKAWYDIMFSCWNIQPKARPRFKELVQKIEAVMEVDRTYTVLT